One genomic region from Streptomyces sp. NBC_01431 encodes:
- a CDS encoding MDR family MFS transporter yields MAQETAPATVAPGEGQERRTVLVAIGALLLGMLLAALDQTIVSTALPTIVSELGGMEHLSWVVTAYMLASTAATPLWGKLGDQYGRKKLFQAAIVIFLIGSALCGVAQNMGQLIGFRAIQGLGGGGLMVLSMAIVGDLVSPRERGKYQGLFGAVFGATSVLGPLLGGFFTEQLSWRWVFYINLPIGVVALLVIAAVLHIPVRGTRHTIDYLGTFLIASVATCLVLVASLGGTTWPWGSAQIIGLAVLGAVLLVAFIAVERTAVEPVLPLRLFRIRTFSLVAVISFIVGFAMFGAMTYLPTFLQVVQGVSPTMSGVHMLPMVLGMLITSTASGQIVSRTGRWKVFPIAGTAVTTLGLLLLHRLTETSPTWEMSVYFFVFGAGLGLVMQVLVLVVQNAVGYADLGVATSGATFFRSIGASFGVAIFGTIFTNRLTGKLSAALAGQPLPPGVGPGTIAADPRAIGQLPPAARQPVLHAYASSITDVFLYAAPVVFVAFVVAWLLKEDRLRGAVTAPDVSETVASNPVQRSSYDECARALSVLGTREGRREIYRTITAKADLDLLPAASWLLLRIHKYGSADPGMLAERSPVPLHVITEAARQVESRGLAQREGMPMVLTPQGREVAVRLATAREESLAELLGDWWGPDRPTDLVKLVTELTEELSGSDAEQPSGPPVPRDHAA; encoded by the coding sequence ATGGCGCAGGAAACCGCTCCCGCCACCGTCGCCCCCGGTGAGGGGCAGGAACGGCGGACCGTACTGGTCGCCATCGGCGCGCTGCTGCTCGGCATGCTGCTCGCCGCGCTCGACCAGACCATCGTCTCGACCGCGCTGCCGACCATCGTCAGCGAGCTGGGCGGGATGGAGCACCTGTCGTGGGTCGTCACGGCGTACATGCTGGCCTCCACCGCCGCCACCCCGCTCTGGGGCAAGCTCGGCGACCAGTACGGCCGCAAGAAGCTGTTCCAGGCCGCGATCGTCATCTTCCTGATCGGCTCCGCGCTGTGCGGAGTGGCACAGAACATGGGCCAGCTGATCGGCTTCCGTGCCATCCAGGGCCTCGGCGGCGGCGGTCTGATGGTCCTGTCCATGGCGATCGTCGGCGACCTCGTCTCGCCGCGCGAACGCGGGAAGTACCAGGGCCTGTTCGGCGCGGTCTTCGGCGCGACCAGCGTGCTCGGCCCGCTGCTCGGCGGCTTCTTCACCGAACAGCTCAGCTGGCGCTGGGTGTTCTACATCAACCTGCCCATCGGCGTGGTCGCGCTCCTGGTCATCGCCGCCGTGCTGCACATCCCGGTGCGCGGGACGCGGCACACCATCGACTATCTCGGCACCTTCCTGATCGCGTCGGTCGCCACCTGCCTGGTCCTGGTCGCCTCGCTCGGCGGCACGACCTGGCCCTGGGGCTCGGCGCAGATCATCGGGCTCGCGGTGCTCGGCGCGGTGCTGCTCGTGGCCTTCATCGCCGTCGAACGCACGGCGGTCGAACCGGTCCTGCCGCTGCGGCTGTTCCGCATCCGCACCTTCTCCCTCGTCGCGGTCATCAGCTTCATCGTGGGCTTCGCGATGTTCGGCGCGATGACCTACCTGCCGACGTTCCTCCAGGTCGTGCAGGGCGTCTCACCCACCATGTCCGGCGTGCACATGCTGCCGATGGTCCTCGGCATGCTCATCACCTCCACGGCGTCCGGCCAGATCGTCTCGCGCACGGGGCGCTGGAAGGTCTTCCCGATCGCGGGCACGGCGGTCACCACCCTGGGCCTGCTGCTCCTGCACCGGCTCACCGAGACGAGCCCCACGTGGGAGATGAGCGTCTACTTCTTCGTCTTCGGCGCGGGCCTCGGCCTGGTGATGCAGGTCCTGGTCCTGGTCGTCCAGAACGCGGTCGGCTACGCGGACCTGGGCGTGGCGACCTCCGGCGCGACCTTCTTCCGCTCCATCGGCGCCTCGTTCGGCGTCGCCATCTTCGGCACCATCTTCACCAACCGCCTCACCGGCAAACTGTCCGCCGCCCTCGCCGGACAGCCGCTCCCGCCCGGCGTCGGCCCCGGCACCATCGCCGCCGACCCGCGCGCGATCGGCCAACTCCCGCCCGCGGCACGCCAACCCGTGCTGCACGCGTACGCCTCGTCCATCACCGACGTCTTCCTGTACGCGGCCCCGGTCGTGTTCGTCGCCTTCGTGGTCGCGTGGCTGCTGAAGGAGGACCGACTGCGGGGCGCGGTCACCGCGCCCGACGTCAGCGAGACCGTGGCCTCGAACCCCGTCCAGCGGTCCTCGTACGACGAGTGCGCGCGGGCACTCTCCGTCCTCGGAACCCGCGAGGGGCGCCGCGAGATCTACCGGACGATCACGGCGAAGGCGGACCTGGACCTGCTCCCGGCGGCGAGCTGGCTGCTGTTGCGCATCCACAAGTACGGATCCGCCGACCCCGGGATGCTCGCGGAGCGCAGCCCCGTGCCGTTGCACGTCATCACCGAGGCGGCGCGCCAGGTCGAGTCACGGGGCCTGGCCCAGCGCGAGGGCATGCCGATGGTGCTGACGCCGCAGGGCCGCGAGGTGGCGGTCCGTCTGGCGACGGCGCGGGAGGAGTCCCTGGCGGAGCTGCTCGGCGACTGGTGGGGCCCGGACCGTCCCACGGACCTGGTGAAACTGGTGACCGAGCTGACCGAGGAACTCTCGGGCTCGGACGCGGAGCAGCCCAGCGGGCCGCCGGTGCCCCGTGACCATGCGGCGTGA
- a CDS encoding transglycosylase SLT domain-containing protein, translating to MSFAARITARKKSIAAAGATLLAATGVAMAAVPAQAAPTSAQAIAQQMMPSDQFQCFSNIVNHESGWNPSATNASSGAYGLVQALPGSKMASAGADWKSNPATQIKWGLNYMKERYGSPCGAWNFWQQNSWY from the coding sequence TTGTCTTTCGCCGCTCGCATCACCGCTCGTAAGAAGTCCATCGCCGCCGCCGGTGCCACCCTGCTCGCCGCCACCGGTGTCGCCATGGCCGCCGTCCCGGCCCAGGCCGCCCCGACGAGCGCCCAGGCGATCGCGCAGCAGATGATGCCGTCCGACCAGTTCCAGTGCTTCAGCAACATCGTGAACCACGAGTCCGGCTGGAACCCGTCCGCCACCAACGCCTCCTCCGGCGCCTACGGCCTGGTCCAGGCCCTGCCCGGCTCGAAGATGGCCTCGGCCGGCGCCGACTGGAAGTCCAACCCGGCCACCCAGATCAAGTGGGGCCTGAACTACATGAAGGAGCGCTACGGCAGCCCGTGTGGCGCCTGGAACTTCTGGCAGCAGAACAGCTGGTACTGA
- a CDS encoding GNAT family N-acetyltransferase yields the protein MSWIMATERYDTPDASLLRRDYYDEVASRWYGRPATAEEIESGLTDDGADQLRPPTGDFVVGRHEGRAAACGGVLLCAEAPVIEGTSPATAILTRVFVRPFARGTGGGGALLSALEDAARRLGARRLALDTRHDLVEARGLYAKHGYREVAPYSQGPYSERWFAKEL from the coding sequence ATGAGTTGGATCATGGCCACCGAGCGGTACGACACCCCCGACGCGAGCCTGCTGCGGCGCGACTACTACGACGAGGTGGCGAGCCGCTGGTACGGCCGGCCCGCCACCGCCGAGGAGATCGAGTCGGGGCTCACCGATGACGGCGCCGATCAACTGCGGCCGCCCACCGGGGACTTCGTGGTCGGCCGCCACGAGGGCCGGGCCGCTGCCTGCGGTGGTGTCCTGCTGTGTGCCGAGGCCCCCGTGATCGAGGGCACGTCTCCCGCGACGGCGATACTCACCCGGGTGTTCGTGCGTCCCTTCGCCCGCGGGACCGGGGGCGGCGGGGCCCTGCTGTCCGCTCTGGAGGACGCGGCCCGCCGCCTCGGGGCGCGGCGGCTCGCCCTGGACACCCGGCACGATCTGGTCGAGGCACGGGGCCTGTACGCCAAGCACGGCTACCGCGAGGTGGCCCCGTACAGCCAGGGCCCCTACAGCGAGCGCTGGTTCGCGAAGGAGCTGTGA
- a CDS encoding phosphotransferase family protein, with translation MIDEAGTDEGWAATRLWVEKSVGRDAPVERAVPLRGGWTSRMRRLDVGGERPRSVVLRSFVKEFYVRHAAGLLMREADVLTLLARTGVPAAGLIAVDPGAEHCAHPSLLMSLLPGQVRIDAAGSAQRAPLLARQLLDIHRVEVDEHDRPRGYEAWTSPDRVRVPESTRRPGLWQRAIDVIRRQPPAHRPVFLHRDFHPGNVLFTGTPGTELRISGVVDWVETSWGPADLDVAHCSTNLALLYGTPAGLAFADEYVAAGGQLSPDPLDRLYWRLLDALAFAPDAEKVAVPWRELGRTDLTEELVRDRLEDYLQALFEITPG, from the coding sequence GTGATCGATGAGGCGGGGACGGACGAGGGCTGGGCCGCGACCCGGCTGTGGGTGGAGAAGAGCGTCGGCCGGGACGCGCCGGTCGAGCGCGCCGTCCCGCTGCGCGGCGGCTGGACCTCACGGATGCGGCGGCTGGACGTCGGCGGCGAGCGGCCGCGTTCCGTGGTCCTGCGCTCCTTCGTCAAGGAGTTCTACGTACGGCACGCCGCCGGGCTGCTCATGCGCGAGGCCGACGTCCTGACGCTGCTGGCCCGCACCGGTGTACCCGCCGCCGGCCTCATCGCCGTCGACCCGGGCGCCGAGCACTGCGCACATCCCTCGCTGCTCATGTCGCTGCTCCCGGGCCAGGTGCGCATCGACGCAGCCGGCTCCGCCCAGCGCGCCCCGCTGCTCGCGCGCCAGCTCCTCGACATCCACCGGGTGGAGGTCGACGAGCACGACCGTCCCCGCGGCTACGAGGCCTGGACCTCCCCCGACCGCGTCCGGGTGCCCGAATCCACCCGGCGTCCCGGACTCTGGCAGCGCGCCATCGACGTCATCCGACGCCAACCGCCCGCCCACCGGCCGGTGTTCCTGCACCGCGACTTCCACCCCGGCAACGTCCTCTTCACCGGGACGCCCGGCACCGAGCTGCGGATCAGCGGCGTGGTCGACTGGGTGGAGACCTCCTGGGGACCGGCCGACCTGGACGTGGCCCACTGCTCGACCAACCTCGCCCTCCTGTACGGCACCCCGGCCGGCCTCGCCTTCGCCGATGAGTACGTCGCGGCGGGCGGACAGCTCTCGCCCGACCCGCTCGACCGCCTGTACTGGCGCCTCCTCGACGCCCTCGCCTTCGCCCCGGACGCCGAGAAGGTCGCCGTCCCCTGGCGCGAACTCGGCCGCACCGACCTCACCGAGGAGCTCGTCAGGGACCGCTTGGAGGACTACCTCCAGGCCCTGTTCGAGATCACCCCGGGGTGA
- a CDS encoding DUF2330 domain-containing protein has protein sequence MPNTRRLWRRALMVVLALVALQLGSLVAPAYACGCGAMVPQSGRQLSVKQETSAVRWDGRSEQIVMRLTVDGNAPRAAWIMPVPSRATVKLGDRRLFDELESLSAPVHRTRSYFWPQDGDWPFTNDRSVGDGAPRAGATPPVEVVGRERLGPFDVARLTATDPTALRDWLAHNGFQLPPALATELRPYVEQKWEYVAIRLAPEQPGQTLGGPLDPLSLTFASDRVVYPMRLSRLAKTPQTLNLYVLADHRMRTASTIGGAPPDTLFAGTIAHPSGALGELTGRDKPVYLTALTQFFGTPSQITGDHELDRSGDDTPFQRAWYTNELLTVGGVPAWLLTVGGVLLVLAVAVAVTIRTRLRRRPVARSGWGAPS, from the coding sequence ATGCCGAATACGCGGAGGCTGTGGCGGCGGGCGCTGATGGTGGTGCTGGCGCTGGTGGCGCTGCAACTGGGTTCGCTGGTGGCCCCCGCGTACGCGTGCGGCTGCGGGGCGATGGTGCCGCAGAGCGGGCGGCAGTTGAGCGTGAAGCAGGAGACGTCGGCGGTGCGCTGGGACGGCCGCAGCGAGCAGATCGTCATGAGGCTGACGGTCGACGGGAACGCGCCGCGGGCCGCGTGGATCATGCCGGTGCCGAGCCGGGCGACGGTGAAGCTCGGCGACCGGCGGCTCTTCGACGAGCTGGAGTCGCTCTCGGCGCCGGTGCACCGCACCCGCTCGTACTTCTGGCCCCAGGACGGCGACTGGCCGTTCACGAACGACCGGAGTGTCGGCGACGGCGCGCCGAGGGCGGGCGCCACACCGCCCGTCGAGGTGGTCGGCAGGGAGCGGCTCGGCCCGTTCGACGTGGCTCGCCTCACCGCGACCGACCCGACGGCGCTGCGGGACTGGCTCGCGCACAACGGCTTCCAGCTGCCGCCGGCCCTCGCCACCGAACTGCGGCCGTACGTCGAGCAGAAGTGGGAGTACGTCGCGATCCGGCTCGCCCCCGAGCAGCCGGGTCAGACCCTTGGCGGACCGCTCGACCCGCTGAGCCTGACCTTCGCGAGCGACCGCGTCGTCTACCCGATGCGGCTCTCCCGCCTCGCGAAGACCCCGCAGACGCTGAACCTGTACGTACTGGCCGACCACCGGATGCGAACGGCCTCCACGATCGGCGGCGCGCCGCCGGACACCCTGTTCGCGGGCACGATCGCGCACCCCTCCGGCGCCCTGGGCGAGCTGACCGGCCGCGACAAGCCGGTCTACCTGACCGCCCTGACCCAGTTCTTCGGCACACCGTCCCAGATCACCGGCGACCACGAACTCGACCGGTCCGGCGACGACACTCCCTTCCAACGCGCTTGGTACACGAACGAGTTGCTCACGGTGGGTGGTGTGCCTGCCTGGCTGTTGACGGTGGGCGGCGTACTGCTGGTGCTCGCGGTCGCGGTCGCGGTGACCATCCGGACGCGGCTCCGTCGACGGCCGGTCGCCCGGTCGGGATGGGGCGCGCCCTCCTGA
- a CDS encoding ECF transporter S component, producing MTPDTKDVRAVRAVRLGPRAVIALTLITLIGAAAFGWPLLADGDSGLAHSQDAPWLFAALLPLLVGVVVATIADDGMDAKAVAMLGVLAAVGAALRPLGAGTAGLEPMFFLMVLSGRVLGPGFGFVLGSVTMFASALLTGGVGPWMPFQMLAMGWFTMGAGLLPGPHRLRGRAELALLALYGSLASLAYGTVMNLQGWTYIGGMSSGISFHPGDPLPENLLRFFAYCAATSLGWDLGRAALTVVLTLALGATVLKALRRATRRANFEAQVTFEA from the coding sequence GTGACCCCGGACACAAAGGACGTACGAGCAGTACGAGCCGTACGGCTCGGCCCCCGCGCGGTCATCGCCCTGACACTGATCACCCTCATCGGTGCCGCCGCCTTCGGCTGGCCGCTGCTCGCCGACGGGGATTCGGGGCTCGCTCACTCGCAGGACGCCCCCTGGCTCTTCGCCGCGCTGCTCCCGCTCCTGGTCGGTGTGGTGGTCGCCACCATCGCCGACGACGGCATGGACGCCAAGGCCGTCGCGATGCTCGGTGTCCTGGCCGCGGTGGGCGCCGCGCTGCGCCCGCTGGGCGCCGGCACGGCGGGCCTGGAGCCGATGTTCTTCCTGATGGTGCTGAGCGGCCGGGTGCTCGGGCCGGGCTTCGGTTTCGTACTCGGCTCGGTGACGATGTTCGCCTCGGCCCTGCTGACCGGCGGGGTCGGGCCGTGGATGCCGTTCCAGATGCTCGCGATGGGCTGGTTCACGATGGGTGCCGGCCTACTGCCGGGCCCCCACCGGCTGCGCGGCAGGGCCGAGCTGGCCCTGCTCGCGCTCTACGGCTCACTCGCCTCACTCGCGTACGGCACGGTCATGAACCTCCAGGGCTGGACCTACATCGGCGGGATGTCCTCGGGGATCTCCTTCCACCCCGGCGATCCGCTGCCCGAGAACCTGCTGCGCTTCTTCGCGTACTGCGCGGCCACCTCGCTGGGCTGGGACCTGGGGCGGGCGGCACTCACCGTCGTGCTGACCCTGGCGCTCGGCGCCACCGTCCTCAAGGCACTGAGACGCGCGACGCGGCGCGCCAACTTCGAGGCCCAGGTCACATTTGAGGCCTGA
- a CDS encoding cytochrome P450 encodes MRCPHLPDGFDFTDPDLLQSRVPHPEFAQMRQTAPVWWCAQPAGISGFQDEGYWAVTRHADVKYVSTHPELFSSNTNTAVIRFNESISREQIEVQKLIMLNMDPPEHTRVRQIVQRGFTPRAIRSLEGALRTRARGIVDAALSEANKNDGTFDFVTNIAVELPLQAIAELIGVPQEDRTKIFDWSNKMAAYDDPEYAITEEIGAEAAMELVSYAMNLAAARKECPAKDIVSQLVAAEGEGNLLSDEFGFFVILLSVAGNETTRNAISHGMHAFLTHPDQWELYKRERPDTTAEEIVRWATPVVSFQRTATQDTELGGQKIKAGDRVGIFYSSANNDPDVFEDPERFDITRDPNPHLGFGGGGPHFCLGKSLAVLEINLIFNAIADVLPGLHLAGDPRRLRSAWLNGIKELQVKRS; translated from the coding sequence ATGCGTTGCCCCCACCTGCCCGACGGGTTCGACTTCACCGACCCCGATCTGCTCCAATCCCGCGTACCTCACCCGGAGTTCGCCCAGATGCGGCAGACCGCGCCGGTGTGGTGGTGCGCCCAGCCGGCCGGAATCTCCGGCTTCCAGGACGAGGGCTACTGGGCGGTGACGCGGCACGCCGACGTCAAGTACGTCTCCACCCACCCGGAGTTGTTCTCCTCCAACACCAACACCGCGGTGATCCGCTTCAACGAATCGATCAGCCGCGAGCAGATCGAGGTCCAGAAGCTGATCATGCTGAACATGGACCCGCCCGAGCACACCCGGGTCCGCCAGATCGTCCAGCGCGGCTTCACCCCGCGCGCGATCCGCTCCCTGGAGGGCGCCCTGCGCACCCGGGCCCGCGGCATCGTGGACGCGGCGCTGTCCGAAGCCAACAAGAACGACGGCACCTTCGACTTCGTCACCAACATCGCCGTCGAACTCCCCCTCCAGGCCATCGCCGAACTGATCGGCGTCCCTCAGGAGGACCGGACCAAGATCTTCGACTGGTCCAACAAGATGGCGGCGTACGACGATCCCGAGTACGCGATCACCGAGGAGATCGGCGCCGAGGCGGCGATGGAGCTGGTGTCGTACGCGATGAACCTCGCGGCGGCGCGCAAGGAGTGTCCGGCCAAGGACATCGTCTCGCAGCTGGTCGCGGCCGAGGGCGAGGGCAATCTGCTCTCGGACGAGTTCGGCTTCTTCGTCATCCTGCTGTCGGTGGCGGGCAACGAGACGACCCGGAACGCGATCAGCCACGGCATGCACGCGTTCCTGACCCACCCCGACCAGTGGGAACTCTACAAACGCGAGCGTCCCGACACCACGGCCGAGGAGATCGTGCGCTGGGCGACCCCGGTCGTCTCCTTCCAGCGCACCGCGACCCAGGACACCGAACTGGGCGGCCAGAAGATCAAGGCGGGCGACCGGGTGGGCATCTTCTACTCGTCCGCGAACAACGACCCCGACGTCTTCGAGGACCCCGAGCGCTTCGACATCACCCGGGACCCCAACCCGCACCTCGGCTTCGGCGGCGGGGGCCCGCACTTCTGCCTCGGCAAGTCCCTGGCGGTGCTCGAAATCAACCTGATCTTCAACGCCATAGCCGACGTACTGCCCGGCCTCCACCTCGCGGGCGACCCGCGCCGGCTGCGCTCGGCGTGGCTGAACGGCATCAAGGAACTCCAGGTGAAGCGCAGTTGA
- a CDS encoding HAD-IA family hydrolase — protein sequence MSASTATTTVLTARAFLLDMDGTIVNSDAVVERCWRGWADRHGLDPEAALKVVHGRQGYATMAVLLPDRPMEQNLADNKVMLAEETADTDGVVPVAGAPAFMAALAGLPHALVTSADAALARARMTAAELPMPAVRVTAECVGASKPDPEGFLKGAAELGFEAADCIVFEDSEAGIAAGRAAGMRVVGVGPRAAEHGPTAYVPDLTHVTVTARPDGTLRLEITG from the coding sequence ATGTCGGCCAGCACCGCGACCACCACCGTCCTGACCGCCCGCGCGTTCCTCCTGGACATGGACGGGACGATCGTGAACTCCGACGCCGTCGTGGAGCGCTGCTGGCGCGGCTGGGCCGATCGCCACGGCCTCGACCCCGAGGCCGCCCTGAAGGTGGTCCACGGCCGCCAGGGCTACGCCACCATGGCCGTGCTGCTCCCGGACCGGCCGATGGAGCAGAACCTGGCCGACAACAAGGTGATGCTCGCCGAGGAGACCGCGGACACCGACGGTGTCGTGCCGGTCGCCGGCGCCCCCGCCTTCATGGCCGCGCTCGCCGGACTGCCGCACGCGCTGGTGACGTCCGCCGACGCCGCGCTCGCACGGGCCCGCATGACGGCCGCCGAGCTGCCCATGCCCGCGGTGCGGGTCACCGCCGAGTGCGTGGGCGCGAGCAAGCCGGACCCGGAGGGCTTCCTGAAGGGCGCCGCCGAGCTGGGCTTCGAGGCGGCGGACTGCATCGTCTTCGAGGACTCCGAGGCCGGTATCGCGGCGGGCAGGGCGGCCGGGATGCGGGTCGTGGGCGTGGGCCCGCGCGCCGCCGAGCACGGCCCCACGGCGTACGTCCCCGATCTGACGCACGTCACCGTCACCGCGCGGCCCGACGGCACCCTGCGTCTGGAGATCACCGGCTGA
- a CDS encoding peptidoglycan-binding protein: MDGRSGCSCAERAAETLHAERSAQAAATEDFDPLRIRPYVTLPNAEAAPVAGGGVTPPLPPGTDETLPLRALPAQQPAPRHAVSDRGAKDAPSAAFTATELRYSNAEEADPSPPVRGGLSPSAKRGSAPRRRLAALAVGAAAAVAIATAAFTGDLFAGDAAPKRALPGAADPAVPYSAAETGPAQTPSAVASRTKKAVAHHSAAPKPSAPPSPPASGPTSPRPSKAAPTPSASPQPSDGPRRQPLAPAGGTLRRGDSGPQVLELQERLSQLGLYSGNPDGTYGSRTERAVSAFQSDAGVEGDPAGVYGPQTRRALESMTDQP, from the coding sequence GTGGACGGCAGATCCGGCTGCTCCTGCGCCGAGCGCGCCGCCGAGACCCTGCACGCCGAACGCTCGGCCCAGGCCGCCGCCACGGAGGACTTCGACCCGCTGCGGATCCGGCCGTATGTGACCCTGCCGAACGCCGAGGCGGCGCCGGTGGCCGGGGGCGGCGTGACCCCGCCCCTGCCGCCGGGCACGGACGAGACCCTGCCGCTGAGGGCGCTGCCGGCCCAGCAGCCGGCGCCACGTCACGCCGTCTCCGACCGGGGCGCGAAAGACGCCCCCAGCGCCGCGTTCACAGCCACGGAGCTGCGTTACTCGAACGCCGAAGAGGCTGATCCCTCGCCGCCCGTGCGGGGCGGGCTTTCGCCGTCCGCGAAGAGGGGGTCCGCACCCCGCCGTCGCCTGGCCGCGCTGGCCGTCGGTGCTGCCGCCGCCGTCGCCATCGCGACCGCCGCCTTCACCGGCGACCTGTTCGCCGGGGATGCCGCGCCGAAGCGGGCCCTGCCCGGTGCCGCGGACCCGGCCGTTCCGTACAGCGCCGCCGAGACGGGCCCCGCCCAGACGCCTTCGGCCGTCGCCTCCCGTACGAAGAAGGCGGTTGCGCACCACTCCGCGGCCCCGAAGCCGTCGGCCCCGCCCTCCCCGCCCGCCTCCGGGCCGACCTCGCCCAGGCCGTCGAAAGCGGCGCCCACCCCGTCCGCGTCGCCCCAGCCCTCCGACGGCCCCCGCAGGCAGCCGCTCGCTCCGGCGGGTGGCACCCTCAGGCGCGGCGACAGCGGGCCCCAGGTGCTCGAACTCCAGGAGCGGCTGAGCCAGTTGGGGCTGTACAGCGGCAACCCCGACGGCACCTACGGGTCCAGGACGGAGCGCGCGGTCAGCGCCTTCCAGTCGGACGCGGGCGTCGAAGGCGACCCGGCCGGGGTGTACGGGCCGCAGACCCGGCGCGCCCTGGAGTCGATGACGGACCAGCCGTAG
- a CDS encoding antibiotic biosynthesis monooxygenase family protein — protein sequence MPSVVKINVLTVPDDQREVLEKRFASRAGSVENSDGFEWFELLRPAEGTDQYLVYTRWRSEEDFQNWMATSMRGAHGGGASAEGGERPKPAASGSELWSFEVVQQAAPKA from the coding sequence GTGCCCAGCGTCGTAAAGATCAACGTACTGACCGTGCCGGACGACCAGCGCGAGGTGCTGGAGAAGCGCTTCGCCTCGCGGGCGGGCTCGGTGGAGAACTCCGACGGGTTCGAGTGGTTCGAGCTGCTGCGGCCCGCGGAGGGCACGGACCAGTACCTCGTCTACACCCGCTGGCGCAGCGAGGAGGACTTCCAGAACTGGATGGCCACCTCGATGCGGGGTGCGCACGGCGGCGGGGCTTCCGCCGAGGGCGGCGAGCGGCCCAAGCCCGCCGCCTCCGGGTCCGAGCTGTGGTCCTTCGAGGTCGTGCAGCAGGCGGCGCCCAAGGCGTGA
- a CDS encoding phosphatase PAP2 family protein, translating into MAVAVPRAKPRPGIRRDDRGHRPVRGDALAALGLPHPLSTLCAITATANHWVLDAIGGATVGAAGFALVHVLAGPCRVRLPGPPPPRAAPRPGTALPAGRAGKVTPG; encoded by the coding sequence GTGGCGGTTGCGGTGCCGCGGGCGAAGCCGAGGCCCGGCATCAGGCGCGATGACCGAGGTCACCGACCAGTACGCGGCGATGCCCTCGCTGCCCTTGGCCTGCCGCACCCGCTGTCCACCCTCTGCGCGATCACCGCCACCGCCAACCACTGGGTGCTCGACGCGATCGGCGGCGCCACGGTCGGCGCGGCGGGCTTCGCGCTCGTGCACGTCCTGGCCGGCCCGTGCCGCGTTCGCCTCCCCGGGCCGCCGCCGCCCAGAGCCGCGCCACGGCCGGGCACGGCGCTGCCCGCGGGCCGCGCGGGGAAGGTCACCCCGGGGTGA
- a CDS encoding steroid 3-ketoacyl-CoA thiolase, whose translation MAAEPVIVEAVRTPIGKRQGALANLHPAYLLGETYRELLGRTGIHADCVEQIVGGTVTHAGEQSMNPARNAWLAVGLPYETAATTVDCQCGSSQQASHMVANMIAAGVIDVGISCGVEAMSRVPLGSGSKHGPGKPWPDEWNVDLPNQFEAAERIARNRGLTRERVDSLGLLSQERAAVAWGEERFKRETFAVQVPTTEEEQAAGQGMWRLVDRDEGLRDTSMEALGRLKPVMPTAVHTAGNSSQISDGSAAIMWASKRMARALKLRPRARIVAQALVGADPHYHLDGPIDATRAVLGKAGMSLRDIDLVEINEAFASVVLSWAQVFEQDLEKVNVNGGAIALGHPVGATGARLITTALHELERRDKEFALITMCAGGALATATIIQRL comes from the coding sequence ATGGCCGCGGAACCCGTCATCGTCGAAGCCGTACGCACGCCCATCGGCAAGCGCCAAGGCGCGCTCGCCAATCTGCACCCCGCCTATCTGCTCGGTGAGACCTACCGGGAACTCCTCGGCCGCACCGGCATCCACGCCGACTGCGTCGAGCAGATCGTCGGCGGCACGGTCACCCACGCCGGCGAACAGTCCATGAACCCGGCGCGCAACGCCTGGCTCGCGGTGGGGCTGCCGTACGAGACCGCCGCGACCACCGTCGACTGCCAGTGCGGCTCCTCGCAGCAGGCCAGCCACATGGTGGCCAACATGATCGCGGCGGGCGTCATCGACGTGGGCATCAGCTGCGGTGTGGAGGCCATGTCGCGGGTGCCGCTCGGCTCCGGGTCGAAGCACGGACCGGGAAAGCCGTGGCCCGACGAGTGGAACGTGGACCTGCCGAACCAGTTCGAGGCGGCGGAGCGGATCGCCCGCAACCGGGGGCTGACCCGGGAGCGGGTCGACTCCCTCGGCCTCCTGTCGCAGGAGCGGGCGGCGGTCGCCTGGGGCGAGGAGCGCTTCAAACGGGAGACGTTCGCCGTGCAGGTGCCCACGACGGAGGAGGAGCAGGCCGCCGGGCAGGGCATGTGGCGCCTCGTCGACCGCGACGAAGGCCTCCGCGACACCTCGATGGAGGCGCTCGGGCGGCTCAAGCCGGTGATGCCGACGGCGGTGCACACGGCGGGCAACTCCTCGCAGATCTCCGACGGTTCGGCGGCGATCATGTGGGCGTCCAAGCGGATGGCGCGGGCGCTGAAACTGCGGCCCCGGGCGCGGATCGTGGCGCAGGCGCTCGTCGGGGCCGATCCGCACTACCACCTCGACGGTCCGATCGACGCGACGCGGGCGGTCCTCGGCAAGGCGGGGATGTCCCTGCGGGACATCGACCTCGTGGAGATCAACGAGGCCTTCGCGTCCGTGGTGCTGAGCTGGGCGCAGGTCTTCGAGCAGGACCTGGAGAAGGTGAACGTCAACGGCGGCGCGATCGCGCTGGGACATCCGGTGGGGGCGACGGGGGCGCGGCTGATCACGACGGCGCTGCATGAACTGGAGCGCCGGGACAAGGAGTTCGCGCTGATCACGATGTGCGCGGGGGGAGCGCTGGCGACGGCGACGATTATCCAGCGCCTGTAG